A window of the Osmia lignaria lignaria isolate PbOS001 chromosome 2, iyOsmLign1, whole genome shotgun sequence genome harbors these coding sequences:
- the fz2 gene encoding frizzled 2, whose protein sequence is MGLVRRTKLLPSRTMASLLPLLLLAALPNARLESAISPVSNVGSVSSGSPSSSSSSSSSSMVGVVSSSGTGSGSMVGSGNSVVGGGSSSGGHSSLSGGAANGNGRCEEITIPMCRGIGYNLTAMPNELNHDTQEEAGMEVHQFWPLVEIKCSPDLKFFLCSMYTPICLPEYTKPLPACRSVCERARAGCAPLMQQYGFSWPERMACERLPAHGDPENLCMEQDNRTTTTGYGSGNGGAASSAPLPAAAPPRPTRPSKTTQPPRCKPGKNQKNCQHPPGERARDCTCRCRAPLVPLGAGGTVIPGPISGSSTGNIGNGAGLAGMAVSGAIPAPPISIARNIIQDIAGVPNCALPCHGAFLTPEERGFAAVWLALWSGLCAASTLVTVTTFLIDTQRFKYPERPIVFLSACYFVVSVGYLSRSVFGHEEIACDGPALKSGAQGPGACVTVFLMIYFFGMASSVWWVILAFTWFLAAGLKWGNEAIASYSQYFHLAAWLAPTIQTVSAYVAGGVAGDPVAGVCTVAPEGIRSFILVPLFVYLLLGTSFLLAGFVSLFRIRSVIKRQPGAKADKLEKLMIRIGVFSVLYTLPAGVVLACHMYETALRNEWLASLACPCGPRARPLYSVLMLKYFMALAVGITSGVWIWSGKTVDSWKRLWRRLFGGGSGGGGHGGGGGGMVAGVTGVSGGIGSTSIKGVVGRVGVPYPPAPGPGSALLPPGSVASASQHHLHHHVLKQPPLSHV, encoded by the coding sequence ATGGGACTCGTTCGACGGACGAAGTTGCTTCCAAGCCGAACGATGGCGTCCCTATTACCGCTGTTGCTGCTAGCAGCGTTACCGAACGCTCGATTAGAATCAGCAATCAGTCCAGTGAGTAACGTGGGCTCGGTATCGAGCGGTTCACCGTCGTCCTCttcgtcctcctcctcttcgtcgATGGTGGGCGTCGTGTCTAGCAGTGGCACGGGTTCCGGCAGCATGGTAGGATCTGGCAACAGCGTGGTTGGGGGTGGCAGCAGCAGCGGTGGACACTCGTCTCTAAGCGGTGGAGCGGCTAATGGAAACGGCAGATGCGAGGAGATCACTATTCCGATGTGTCGCGGGATCGGATATAACCTGACAGCCATGCCAAACGAATTGAATCACGATACCCAGGAAGAGGCTGGCATGGAAGTGCATCAGTTCTGGCCTTTGGTAGAAATCAAATGTTCACCGGACCTAAAGTTCTTCCTCTGTTCGATGTACACACCGATATGTCTGCCCGAGTATACCAAGCCTCTTCCAGCCTGCAGAAGCGTTTGCGAGAGAGCGCGAGCTGGTTGCGCGCCGCTGATGCAACAGTACGGATTCTCTTGGCCGGAAAGGATGGCATGCGAGAGATTACCCGCCCATGGCGACCCAGAAAATTTGTGCATGGAGCAAGACAATCGTACTACGACCACCGGTTACGGGTCTGGTAACGGGGGTGCCGCGAGCAGCGCTCCCTTACCAGCGGCAGCACCGCCACGTCCAACTAGGCCGTCGAAGACGACCCAACCACCGCGGTGCAAGCCAGGCAAGAATCAAAAAAACTGCCAGCATCCCCCGGGGGAAAGGGCGAGGGACTGCACGTGCCGGTGCAGGGCACCCCTCGTACCCCTGGGGGCGGGGGGCACGGTAATTCCGGGTCCGATAAGCGGCAGCAGCACCGGCAACATAGGCAACGGGGCTGGACTGGCAGGCATGGCCGTAAGTGGGGCCATACCGGCTCCACCGATAAGCATCGCTCGGAACATCATACAGGACATTGCCGGAGTACCGAATTGCGCGCTACCCTGCCACGGGGCGTTTCTCACCCCCGAAGAGCGAGGATTCGCAGCCGTGTGGCTGGCTCTGTGGAGCGGCCTGTGCGCCGCAAGCACGCTCGTGACCGTCACCACATTCCTGATCGACACCCAGCGCTTCAAGTATCCTGAGAGACCGATAGTCTTCCTCTCGGCCTGTTACTTCGTCGTCTCGGTCGGTTACCTGTCGAGAAGCGTGTTCGGCCACGAGGAAATCGCCTGCGACGGGCCAGCGTTGAAATCAGGGGCGCAAGGACCTGGAGCATGCGTCACAGTGTTTCTAATGATCTACTTCTTCGGCATGGCGTCCTCGGTGTGGTGGGTGATACTCGCGTTCACGTGGTTCCTGGCAGCGGGACTGAAGTGGGGCAACGAAGCCATCGCCTCGTATTCCCAGTACTTCCACCTGGCAGCTTGGCTAGCGCCAACGATACAGACAGTTTCAGCCTACGTGGCCGGGGGAGTAGCCGGGGATCCGGTGGCGGGAGTCTGCACGGTAGCACCCGAAGGAATACGCTCGTTCATTCTGGTACCACTGTTCGTGTATCTTCTATTGGGAACGAGTTTCCTTCTGGCGGGATTCGTGAGTCTGTTCAGAATTCGATCGGTCATCAAGCGACAACCGGGAGCGAAAGCGGACAAACTGGAGAAGCTAATGATACGAATCGGCGTGTTCAGCGTGCTGTACACACTGCCGGCCGGAGTAGTGTTGGCATGTCACATGTACGAGACAGCGCTAAGAAACGAGTGGCTCGCCTCGCTGGCCTGCCCGTGCGGCCCGAGGGCCAGACCTCTCTACTCCGTCCTAATGCTCAAGTACTTCATGGCGCTCGCGGTAGGTATCACGTCAGGCGTGTGGATCTGGAGCGGCAAAACCGTCGACTCGTGGAAACGTCTATGGAGGCGCTTGTTCGGAGGCGGGAGCGGAGGAGGAGGTCACGGAGGAGGTGGAGGCGGTATGGTAGCAGGCGTGACAGGAGTCAGCGGAGGCATCGGCAGTACCAGTATCAAGGGCGTCGTAGGACGTGTCGGAGTGCCGTATCCACCGGCACCGGGACCGGGAAGCGCGTTACTTCCGCCTGGCAGCGTGGCCAGCGCGTCGCAACACCATCTTCATCATCACGTCCTCAAACAACCCCCTCTTTCGCACGTATGA